The DNA sequence GATCGCAGGTATCGTCGCGGGCGTGGTCCGGGACGACGTCCCGCTCGCCCCGGCGGTGGGGGCCTCGCTCGTCGCCGCCGTCGTGCTCGCGCTACCGGCACTCCCGCCGATCGTCCCCGATCGAATCTACGCGGGCCCGGTGACCCGTCGCGGGGCCGCGTTCGCGCTCCTGGTCGGTCTGACCGTTCTCGTCGCGCTCCCGAGCGTGCCGTTCAACCTGCTGGTCGTCGGGAGCGACGCCGTGCCCGGTTCCGGGGGCGTCGCGGTCGGCGGCTACACGGTCACCTACGAGGAGAACGCGACCCCCGGCCAGACCCCGATCGTCGCCCCGGACGACGTGGACGATGACGAGGAACTCCTCGACGTCCAGCAGAGCGGGCTGTTTGTCGTCAACGACAATCGCGAGATCTGGACCGTCGGGGAGCGCGCGGCCGTCATCGCCCACGAGGGCACCGCGTCGGTCGAACTCGGCGGGATCGGCTGGCGAGAGACCGTTCACGCCGAGCGCACCGGCTGGGACGTCGTCGGCAACGACAGCGCCTACGTCGTCGATCTCACGCACGACGGCGAGACGACTCGCTCGTTCGCGTCGGATCCGGTGCGGGCCGCGGCCACGATCGACGGGCACGCGATCGACGTCGCCCCGACCGACGACGCGTTCCTGCTTCGGGTCACGAGCGACGGGGACCTCGTCGGCGAAACCGAGATTCCCGCGGTGAACGGGACGGCGACGGTCGGCGACGTCCAGTTCGCGACCGAGCGCCCGGAGACCGACGACGGCGACGGGAGCGGCGGCGATGACACGGCGGGCAACGACACCGATGGCGACGCGGCCGACGAGCGCGTGCGCGTGTTCGCGTCGATCGACGACACCGAGGTCCTGATCGCCGAGCGGGAGACGTACGCCGACTGATACGGACTGCTGTAGTCAATTACCGCCGATCACCAGGACGGGGTCGGCGATCGGCGGTAAATAGTTACAGCAATCCGTACGAGTCGCCGTCCGACCGACCTGTCCGATCGCCTCGCGTGGTCCCGTCGCCCGCTCCGGCCGACACTGTTAGTACACGGGTTCTTCAGGTGCCGGCCTCGAACACCGACTATGACACGGATCGGAATCGTCGGCGCGGGCGCGGCCGCGGCGGCCGCGACGTACGCCCTCGAGGAGACGATTGACGACGCGTCGGTGACGGTTCTCGAGAAGTCCCGGGGCGTCTGCGGCCGGGCCGCGACGCGACGGCACGACGGCGTCGTCTACGACTACGGCGCGAACTACATCAAGTCCGACGACGATCGGGTGGTCGATCTCCTGACCGAAACGCTCGATACCGATGGACTGGTCGACATCGAAGAACCGATCTGGACGTTCGACCGCGACGGAACCGTTTCGGAGGGCCGGGACGCCGACGAGCACAAGTGGACCTACCGGCGGGGCCTCACCCAGCTCGCCAAGCGGCTGTTCGCCCGGACCGACGCGACCGTCCACCGGGAGACACGGGTAGAACGGCTGATCCGCGAAACCGGCGACGGCACCAGCACTCCGCAGTGGCGACTCGAGGACGACGACGGCGAGTCGTGGGGCCCCTTCGACGTCCTCTGTCTGAACCCGCCGGCACCCCAGACGGCCGATCTGCTCCGATCGGCCGCGTGGGACGCCGACCTGCGCCCGCGACTCGTCGAGGCGATCGAGGCCGTCCCCTACCGGACGGTCTGGACGGGAGTCCTGCACTACCCGTTCGAACTCGAGACGCCCTACTACGCGCTGGTGAACACGGACAAGGCCCACGAGATCGGGTGGATCGCCCGCGAAGAGTGCAAACCCGGCCACGTCCCCGTCGGCGAGTCGGTGCTGATCGTGCAGGCGAACCACGACTGGTCGGTCGATCACTACGACGCCGACCCCGAGTCGAACCTCGACGAACTCGCGGCGATGACCGCCGACGTGCTCGACGACGATCGGCTCGCGAATCCCGACTGGACCGACTACCAGGGGTGGCGGTACGCGCAGCCGGAGGGGCAGGTGCGCGAGGAACCGATTCGCGCGGCCGAGGACGCGAACTGCTACTGTCTCGGCGACTGGGTCGCCGGCGAGCCGCGGGTCCACGCCGCGGTCGGAAACGGACTCAACGTCGCCGAGCGGATCGCGCGCTCGCGGTGAGCGGATACTCGATCGACGGCTCGTTCGATATCCGCGCCCTCATACGGATTGCTGTACCGATGTACCGGCGCAACCGCGATCCGGGCGGCGGTTGCGCCGGAACTGACTTACAGTAAACCGTATCACTCGATCGTCGGCCCGGATCCGATCGGGTAGTCGGTCAGGTTCTCGTAGCCGTCCTCGGTGACGACGATCAGGTCCTCGATGCGGACGCCGCCGACTGCGGGGTCGTAGATCCCGGGTTCGATCGTGATCACGTGACCGGGTTCGAGGTCGCCGCCGGCGGGGGCGACGCTCGGCTGTTCGTGGATGTCCAGGCCGACGCCGTGGCCGGTGCTGTGGATAAAGCCCGTCTCCGTCCCCGGATCGCTCCGCAGGGTCTCGTAGCCGGCGTCCTCGATCACGTCACAGGCCGCGTCGTGGACGTCGGCCCCGGTTACGCCGGGTTCGATCGCGTCGAGGGCGGCCTCGTAGGCCTCCCTCGTGACCTCGTACCGTCGTCGGGCCTCGTCGTCCGGGTCGCCGACGGCGACGGTTCGGGTCATGTCGGCGAAGTACTTCGTCTCCTTGTCCCGCGGGAAGATGTCGATCACGATCAGTTCGTCCGCCTCGAGCGGCCCGCTCCCGCGATCGTGCGGGTCGGCGGCGTCGGCCCCGCAGGCGACGATCGTGTCGTCGAGCGCACAGCCGTGACGGATCAGCGTGATCTCGATCTCCTCTTTGACGCGTTCGCTGGTGAGTGGGTCGCCCTCGTGGACGAGGACGCCGTCCTCGACGTCCGCGGACGCGATGAGGTCCTCTGCAGCCGCCATCGCGGCCTCGTTGGCCCGCTGGGTCGCCCGGATCTGCTCGATCTCCCACTCGGTCTTGGTCGCGCGGACGTCCTCGACGATCCCGTCTGACTCGACCGTGACCGCGAGGCCGCGATCGCGGAGGCCGTCGGCGGTTCCCGTCGGGAACGATCGCGGGACGGCGATCGACTCGGCGTCGCGATCGGCGAGGAATGCGGCCACGCCCCGGATTCGACCCCCGTACTGCCCGTACTCTGCGACCAGGTCCTGGTAGTCGTAGGCCGATCGGCGCGTGACGGTGTCCGCGTCCGCGTCCGAACTGGCGCGGCCGTACTCGAGACCCGAGATCAGCAGGTGGACCCCGCCGTCCGCGGTGACGAGCGTCTGGTAAGCGTCCGGCGCGTCGAAGCCGGAGACGTACCGCTGGTCCGAGTCCGAAGCATCGTCGTCGATGAGATAGCCGTCCAGTCCCTCCTCGTCCAGGTACGAGAGAAGCGGCGAGAGATCGGTCTCCATGTCCGGTGATGTGCGATCGGCCCACATAATTGCCCGGATTCCGGCGGTGGGCGGACACTGCGACGGCCGACCCCGACGGCGCGCACCCCGCGGACCGTCGGGCCTCCGCCCCCGACGTATACTACCACCACCGGTATCGTGATAGGGCGGCCGGACGAGGACCCCGTATGGACGTTACCATCTCCCCGTCCCGTGTTCGCGGACGGGCCCGCGCGCCGCCGTCGAAGAGCTACACCCACCGGGCGATCCTCGCCTCGGGCTACGCCGACAGCGCGATCGTTCACGACGCGCTCTGGAGTGCGGACACGCGAGCGACCGCCCGCGCAGTGACCCTGTTCGGTGGCGATGTCTCGCGATCGGCCGACGGCACCCTCGAAATCTCGGGCTTCGACGGCCGGCCGGACGTCCCCGCGGACGTGATCGACTGCGACAACAGCGGCACGACGATGCGACTGGTCACTGCGGCGGCCGCACTCGCCGACGGTACGTCGGTGCTTACGGGCGACGAGTCGCTCCGATCGCGCCCGCAGGGGCCGCTCCTCGAGGCGATTTCGGATCTCGGCGGCGAGGCGGAAAGCACCCGCGGGAACGGCCAGGCGCCGCTGGTCGTCACCGGACCCGTAGAGGGCGGCACGGTCTCGATCCCCGGCGACGTCTCCTCGCAGTACATCACGGCACTCCTGATGGCAGGCGCGGTCACCGACGAGGGGATCGAGATCGACCTCGAGACGGAACTCAAGTCCGCGCCGTACGTCGATATCACGATCGAGGTGCTCGAGGCCTTCGGCGTCGAGGCCCGCCACACCGACGACGGGTTCGCGGTCCCGGGCGGCCAGCAGTACCGACCCGCCGACGGCGAGTACCACGTCCCCGGTGACTTCTCGTCGATCTCCTACCTCCTCGCGGCGGGCGCGATCGCCGGCGACGGGACGGTCACGATCGAGGGCGCACAGCCGAGCGCGCAGGGCGACACCGCTATCGTCGACGTCGTCGATCGGATGGGCGCCGACGTCGACTGGGATCGCGACGCGGGGACGATCAACGTGTCGGCGGCACCGCTATCGGGGATCGAGGTCTCCGTCGCGGACACGCCGGACCTCCTGCCGACGATCGCGACGCTCGGCGCGGTCGCGGACGGCGACACCCGGATCGTGGACGCCGAACACGTCCGCTACAAGGAGACCGATCGCGTGAGCGCGATGGCGGAGGAACTCGGCTCGATGGGCGTCGAGACGACCGAGGAACACGATTCGCTGACGATCCACGGCGGCGAGTCGACGCTCGAGGGAGCGACCGTCGACGGCCGGGCCGACCACCGGATCGTCATGGCGCTCGCACTGGCCGGCCTCGTTGCCGACGGCGAGACGACGATCGAGGGGGCCGAGCACGTGGACGTCTCCTTCCCCGGCTTTTTCGACGTGCTGTACGACCTGGGCGCGACGGTCGATCGCAACGACTAGACTACTGGTATCCGTCAATTCTCGATCGGACCGGGCCCCGGTCGAACCCTCGAGACCATCGACGCGTCGTCGGCGTGTCGTCGACAGCGATATCTCGGCCGACCCCGCTACCCTGCGAGCGGCGATCGCGATCGATCTTCCAGACGTCCGTGTGGCAGTCTCTCGGTCGGGGCCGAACTCCGTGACCCCCGTCCTGCATCAACGAGTACGGCGAGTTAGTCGCCGATGTATCTCGCCCGTCCGTTAGATTATTTCCACAACGAGTTATTACTGATCGCTGTCGCGTGAAGTATTATCCATGTTGCTAGCTAGGTACTACCATGGCACTCGCAGCTGGTCGACGGTACCTCACGGGGGTGACGATCGAGCAGTGGTTCGGGATCGTGCTGCTGGCGGGCCTGGG is a window from the Halosolutus amylolyticus genome containing:
- a CDS encoding NAD(P)/FAD-dependent oxidoreductase, translated to MTRIGIVGAGAAAAAATYALEETIDDASVTVLEKSRGVCGRAATRRHDGVVYDYGANYIKSDDDRVVDLLTETLDTDGLVDIEEPIWTFDRDGTVSEGRDADEHKWTYRRGLTQLAKRLFARTDATVHRETRVERLIRETGDGTSTPQWRLEDDDGESWGPFDVLCLNPPAPQTADLLRSAAWDADLRPRLVEAIEAVPYRTVWTGVLHYPFELETPYYALVNTDKAHEIGWIAREECKPGHVPVGESVLIVQANHDWSVDHYDADPESNLDELAAMTADVLDDDRLANPDWTDYQGWRYAQPEGQVREEPIRAAEDANCYCLGDWVAGEPRVHAAVGNGLNVAERIARSR
- a CDS encoding M24 family metallopeptidase, which gives rise to METDLSPLLSYLDEEGLDGYLIDDDASDSDQRYVSGFDAPDAYQTLVTADGGVHLLISGLEYGRASSDADADTVTRRSAYDYQDLVAEYGQYGGRIRGVAAFLADRDAESIAVPRSFPTGTADGLRDRGLAVTVESDGIVEDVRATKTEWEIEQIRATQRANEAAMAAAEDLIASADVEDGVLVHEGDPLTSERVKEEIEITLIRHGCALDDTIVACGADAADPHDRGSGPLEADELIVIDIFPRDKETKYFADMTRTVAVGDPDDEARRRYEVTREAYEAALDAIEPGVTGADVHDAACDVIEDAGYETLRSDPGTETGFIHSTGHGVGLDIHEQPSVAPAGGDLEPGHVITIEPGIYDPAVGGVRIEDLIVVTEDGYENLTDYPIGSGPTIE
- the aroA gene encoding 3-phosphoshikimate 1-carboxyvinyltransferase, whose product is MDVTISPSRVRGRARAPPSKSYTHRAILASGYADSAIVHDALWSADTRATARAVTLFGGDVSRSADGTLEISGFDGRPDVPADVIDCDNSGTTMRLVTAAAALADGTSVLTGDESLRSRPQGPLLEAISDLGGEAESTRGNGQAPLVVTGPVEGGTVSIPGDVSSQYITALLMAGAVTDEGIEIDLETELKSAPYVDITIEVLEAFGVEARHTDDGFAVPGGQQYRPADGEYHVPGDFSSISYLLAAGAIAGDGTVTIEGAQPSAQGDTAIVDVVDRMGADVDWDRDAGTINVSAAPLSGIEVSVADTPDLLPTIATLGAVADGDTRIVDAEHVRYKETDRVSAMAEELGSMGVETTEEHDSLTIHGGESTLEGATVDGRADHRIVMALALAGLVADGETTIEGAEHVDVSFPGFFDVLYDLGATVDRND